Proteins encoded in a region of the Sphingomonas sp. OV641 genome:
- a CDS encoding M48 family metalloprotease, translating into MLGPAHARRLPNDPAAAKPVIGRSATLRLLATAALASVSIPQAANAQSILRDAETEALLADMTAPLITAAGLRPSDVRVVLVNDDSINAFVAGGQIVYVHSGTIQAAKTANEVQGVIAHELGHITGGHVSLAGRGAQEATGISILSMVLGLAAMAAGAGEAGAGVLAAGQQAAMHKYLAFSRQQEASTDAAGAKYLNAAGISGKGYLNFFKTMQQMEYRYGITRQVEYMLSHPVSSERVAAVSETLQASPAWNKPLNQDWEERFKRVQAKLDGYLLPPAQALQKYPEGTQTIYAHYARAYAYHRSGYPQKAEAEADALVASKPKDPYFLEIKGQILLEAGKPQEALGPLRAATDGSRNSPLIATTFGHALIATEDKAHYDEAKRVLRTAVARDDQNPFAWYQLGTVYERTGDPARAALATAERASMTGDHRTAAVSARYAMAGIPQNTPDWIRAQDIAMTSGHSLEDDKRKRK; encoded by the coding sequence ATGCTGGGTCCGGCGCATGCACGTCGCTTGCCGAACGATCCCGCTGCGGCCAAGCCCGTGATCGGTCGCTCCGCCACACTTCGCCTGCTGGCCACTGCGGCGCTGGCCAGCGTCTCCATCCCGCAGGCGGCGAATGCGCAGTCAATCCTGCGCGACGCCGAGACCGAAGCGCTGCTGGCCGACATGACCGCGCCGCTCATCACCGCGGCGGGGCTGCGGCCGAGCGACGTGAGGGTCGTTCTCGTCAACGACGATTCGATCAACGCCTTCGTCGCCGGCGGCCAGATCGTTTATGTGCATTCCGGCACGATCCAGGCGGCCAAGACGGCCAATGAAGTGCAGGGCGTGATCGCGCACGAGCTTGGCCACATTACCGGCGGCCACGTGTCGCTTGCCGGCCGCGGCGCTCAGGAGGCGACCGGAATTTCCATTCTCTCCATGGTGCTTGGGCTGGCCGCGATGGCGGCAGGCGCGGGCGAAGCGGGCGCCGGGGTCCTTGCCGCCGGGCAGCAGGCGGCCATGCACAAATATCTCGCCTTTTCGCGCCAGCAGGAGGCGTCGACCGACGCGGCCGGCGCGAAATACCTCAACGCCGCCGGGATCAGCGGCAAGGGATATCTCAACTTCTTCAAGACCATGCAGCAGATGGAATATCGCTACGGCATCACTCGCCAGGTCGAGTATATGCTCAGCCATCCCGTCTCGTCCGAGCGCGTCGCGGCCGTGTCGGAGACGCTGCAGGCCTCACCTGCCTGGAACAAGCCGCTCAATCAGGATTGGGAAGAACGGTTCAAGCGGGTTCAGGCGAAACTGGACGGATATCTGCTTCCACCCGCACAGGCGCTTCAGAAATATCCGGAAGGCACGCAGACCATCTATGCGCATTATGCGCGCGCTTACGCCTATCACCGCAGTGGATATCCGCAGAAGGCCGAAGCGGAGGCCGATGCCTTGGTCGCCAGCAAGCCGAAGGATCCCTATTTCCTCGAGATCAAGGGCCAGATCCTGCTGGAGGCAGGAAAGCCGCAGGAGGCCCTCGGCCCGCTGCGTGCGGCCACCGATGGTTCCCGCAACAGCCCTTTGATCGCCACCACTTTCGGCCATGCGCTGATCGCGACGGAGGACAAGGCGCATTATGACGAGGCCAAGCGCGTCCTGCGCACCGCCGTCGCGCGTGACGATCAGAATCCATTCGCCTGGTATCAGCTGGGCACCGTCTACGAGCGCACCGGCGATCCGGCGCGCGCCGCACTCGCCACGGCGGAACGCGCCAGCATGACGGGCGATCACCGCACCGCCGCGGTAAGCGCACGTTACGCCATGGCCGGCATTCCACAGAACACGCCGGACTGGATCCGGGCACAGGATATCGCGATGACATCAGGCCATTCCCTCGAAGACGACAAGCGCAAGCGGAAATGA
- a CDS encoding DsbA family protein, producing MNRLTILLVVLLGATFGAGGMWLAERAAPGSAVADKAGIERVVHDYLLANPEVIPQAMQKLQERESGRAVAASRSRIETPYPGAMMGNPNGDVTLVEFFDYNCGYCRASLPTIERLVKSDPKLRVVFRELPILAEESRDAARASLAAAAQGRFAAFHQALYEAGPVSAQSIAAAARGTGVNLTKIPDDVDTEIAGNLGLAAKLGISGTPAWVVGDKVLSGALPFDRLQEAIAEVRTGQD from the coding sequence ATGAACCGCCTGACCATTTTGCTGGTCGTGCTGCTGGGCGCGACCTTTGGCGCCGGCGGCATGTGGCTTGCCGAGCGTGCCGCTCCCGGATCCGCCGTCGCAGACAAGGCCGGGATCGAACGGGTGGTGCACGATTATCTGCTCGCCAATCCGGAAGTGATCCCGCAAGCGATGCAGAAGCTGCAGGAGCGCGAGAGCGGGCGCGCGGTTGCGGCCAGCCGATCCCGCATCGAGACGCCTTACCCCGGCGCGATGATGGGTAATCCCAACGGCGATGTCACGCTGGTGGAATTTTTCGATTATAATTGCGGCTATTGCCGCGCCAGCCTGCCAACCATCGAGCGGCTGGTAAAAAGCGATCCGAAATTGCGCGTGGTGTTCCGGGAGTTGCCGATCCTGGCGGAGGAAAGCCGTGATGCGGCGCGCGCGTCGCTTGCCGCAGCGGCGCAGGGTCGGTTCGCTGCCTTTCACCAGGCCTTGTACGAGGCAGGCCCGGTCAGCGCGCAATCGATCGCTGCCGCCGCCCGTGGCACGGGCGTAAACCTCACCAAGATCCCCGATGACGTTGATACGGAAATCGCCGGCAATCTTGGGCTGGCGGCGAAGCTCGGCATCAGCGGCACGCCAGCGTGGGTGGTCGGCGACAAGGTCCTGTCCGGCGCACTGCCATTCGATCGTTTGCAGGAGGCGATTGCCGAAGTGCGGACGGGGCAGGACTGA